A genomic window from Streptomyces sp. HUAS YS2 includes:
- a CDS encoding FHA domain-containing protein yields the protein MPELVLELNGRTWTLDPSRSYTLGRDPQGDLVIDDARVSWRHATISWGGRSWVIEDHGSTNGTFVQGQRIHQMEIGPGSAVHLGNATDGPRLNLAGAAQAAPAQQAPAHQAAAGWSGAQAQPTPQAQPQQGWQQQPVQPQAQVPQQQAYPQPQQGQGPGIGAAAGAAPVYGDRSPTTFHQLALGHVMRIGRALENELVVSDLQVSRHHAEFHATPDGRMEIRDLGSHNGTYVNGQPIPKGGTALLGPNDTVGVGHSTFRIVGGRLEEFVDTGEVSFSARHLTVTVDGGKQILKDVTFGVPEKSLIGVIGPSGSGKSTLLKALTGYRPADQGDVLYDNRSLYKQFAELRQRIGLVPQDDILHKELTVKKALKYAAKLRFPGDTAEAEREARIDEVLRELKLDIHKEKKVTSLSGGQRKRVSVALELLTKPSLIFLDEPTSGLDPGMDRDVMQLLRGLADDGRTVLVVTHSVAELALCDKLLVMAPGGSVAYFGPPEEALNFFGYTTWADVFSAFENYRDYDWAGRWKGSQHYQMYAADIDAVAAQPVQMPPQAMVRPPKPQGWGSQLWTLIRRYSSVIASDKGFMGLMVILPAVLGAVSVVIPADFGLAPPKPPSRFNGDAGTIMLILAVGMCFSGAANSVRELIKERVIYERERATGLSRSAYLMSKVIVLGVITAIQGVIICGIGFATRDLPAEGLVMPPAVELCVTVIALGFTSMMFGLVISSLVKTAEKTMPLLVMFAIVQVVFTGILFQVYGSPGLEQFAWLMPSRWAIAAAGATLDLAHLMPPWDHKDPTNLDPLWDHSVGQWGLNLSILIIIGVACGFAVARLLRRHEPEVMRK from the coding sequence GTGCCAGAACTCGTACTGGAATTGAACGGAAGAACCTGGACCCTCGATCCGTCCAGGTCGTACACCCTCGGACGTGATCCGCAGGGCGACCTGGTGATCGACGACGCCAGGGTCTCGTGGCGCCACGCCACCATCAGCTGGGGCGGCCGGAGTTGGGTCATCGAGGACCACGGCTCCACCAACGGCACGTTCGTGCAGGGGCAGCGGATCCACCAGATGGAGATCGGCCCCGGCTCCGCCGTGCACCTCGGCAACGCGACCGACGGCCCCCGGCTGAATCTCGCCGGTGCCGCCCAGGCCGCCCCGGCGCAGCAGGCGCCCGCGCACCAGGCCGCCGCCGGCTGGTCCGGCGCGCAGGCCCAGCCCACGCCGCAGGCCCAGCCCCAGCAGGGCTGGCAGCAGCAGCCGGTGCAGCCCCAGGCGCAGGTCCCGCAGCAGCAGGCGTACCCGCAGCCGCAGCAGGGACAGGGCCCCGGCATCGGCGCAGCCGCGGGGGCCGCGCCGGTCTACGGCGACCGCAGCCCGACGACGTTCCACCAGCTCGCGCTCGGGCACGTCATGCGCATCGGTCGTGCGCTCGAGAACGAACTGGTCGTCTCCGACCTGCAGGTCTCGCGCCACCACGCCGAGTTCCACGCGACGCCCGACGGCCGGATGGAGATCCGCGACCTCGGCTCGCACAACGGCACGTACGTCAACGGTCAGCCGATCCCCAAGGGCGGCACCGCCCTCCTCGGCCCCAACGACACGGTCGGCGTCGGTCACTCGACCTTCCGGATCGTCGGCGGCCGGCTCGAGGAGTTCGTCGACACCGGCGAGGTCTCCTTCTCGGCCCGCCACCTGACCGTGACGGTCGACGGCGGCAAGCAGATCCTCAAGGACGTCACCTTCGGCGTTCCCGAGAAGTCGCTGATCGGCGTCATCGGCCCCTCCGGCTCCGGCAAGTCCACCCTGCTCAAGGCGCTCACCGGCTACCGGCCCGCCGATCAGGGTGACGTGCTGTACGACAACCGGAGCCTCTACAAGCAGTTCGCCGAGCTGCGCCAGCGCATCGGTCTGGTCCCGCAGGACGACATCCTGCACAAGGAGCTGACCGTCAAGAAGGCCCTCAAGTACGCGGCCAAGCTCCGCTTCCCCGGCGACACCGCCGAGGCCGAGCGCGAGGCCCGTATCGACGAGGTGCTGCGCGAGCTGAAGCTCGACATCCACAAGGAGAAGAAGGTCACCTCCCTCTCCGGTGGCCAGCGCAAGCGCGTCTCCGTCGCGCTGGAGCTCCTGACCAAGCCGTCGCTGATCTTCCTGGACGAGCCGACCTCCGGCCTCGACCCGGGCATGGACCGCGACGTCATGCAGCTGTTGCGCGGCCTCGCCGACGACGGCCGCACGGTCCTCGTCGTCACCCACTCGGTGGCCGAGCTGGCGCTCTGCGACAAGCTCCTCGTGATGGCCCCCGGCGGCTCGGTCGCGTACTTCGGTCCGCCGGAGGAGGCGCTCAACTTCTTCGGCTACACCACCTGGGCCGACGTCTTCTCCGCCTTCGAGAACTACCGCGACTACGACTGGGCGGGCCGCTGGAAGGGCTCGCAGCACTACCAGATGTACGCCGCGGACATCGACGCCGTCGCCGCGCAGCCGGTCCAGATGCCGCCCCAGGCCATGGTCCGGCCGCCGAAGCCGCAGGGCTGGGGCTCCCAGCTGTGGACGCTGATCCGCCGCTACTCCTCGGTCATCGCGTCCGACAAGGGCTTCATGGGCCTGATGGTGATCCTGCCCGCCGTCCTCGGCGCGGTCTCCGTGGTCATCCCGGCCGACTTCGGCCTCGCGCCGCCCAAGCCGCCGTCCCGGTTCAACGGCGATGCCGGCACGATCATGCTGATCCTCGCGGTCGGCATGTGCTTCTCCGGCGCGGCCAACTCGGTCCGTGAGCTGATCAAGGAACGGGTCATCTACGAGCGGGAGCGTGCCACCGGCCTGTCCCGCTCCGCGTACCTGATGTCCAAGGTCATCGTCCTCGGCGTGATCACCGCGATCCAGGGCGTCATCATCTGCGGCATCGGCTTCGCCACCCGCGACCTGCCGGCCGAGGGCCTCGTCATGCCGCCTGCCGTCGAGCTCTGCGTCACGGTCATCGCGCTCGGCTTCACCTCGATGATGTTCGGCCTGGTCATCTCCTCGCTGGTGAAGACCGCCGAGAAGACCATGCCGCTGCTCGTCATGTTCGCGATCGTCCAGGTCGTGTTCACCGGCATCCTCTTCCAGGTGTACGGCTCGCCCGGCCTGGAGCAGTTCGCCTGGCTGATGCCGTCCCGCTGGGCCATCGCCGCCGCGGGCGCCACGCTCGACCTGGCGCACCTGATGCCGCCGTGGGACCACAAGGACCCGACCAACCTGGACCCGCTGTGGGACCACTCGGTCGGCCAGTGGGGTCTCAACCTGAGCATCCTGATCATCATCGGCGTGGCCTGCGGCTTCGCGGTGGCGCGCCTGCTGCGCCGCCACGAGCCCGAGGTCATGCGCAAGTAA